One Amorphoplanes digitatis genomic window carries:
- a CDS encoding CheR family methyltransferase — MTQPDPQFEQLLLYLKESRGFDFTGYKRSSLMRRVGRRMAQVSVPDYAEYLDYLEVHPEEFTALFNTILINVTSFFRDVEAWDHLRTEVIPALLAAKETGAPIRVWSAGCASGEEAYSLAIMLSEILGVDEFRHRVKIYATDVDEEGLTAARHASYSERDLAGMPPELLERYFEASANRHVFRKDLRRSVIFGRNDLVQDAPISRIDLLVCRNALMYFNAETQSRILSRFHFALGRGGVLFLGKAEMLLSHANLFTPIDLKRRIFRKVLPAHATTGGYLSEMPPALARDELVGLDRLRGEAFTASPVAQVVLTSDGLVALSNRQAETMFGVSTKDLGRPFRDLDLSYRPVELRGLIEQAQVERRMHRLTDVEFLRAPGETVHLEVQINPLVNNDASLLGVSLIFLDVTAAYRLQEDLEHANRQLETAYEELQSTNEELETTNEELQSTVEELETTNEELQSTNEELETMNEELQSTNDELQSINDELRDRTGELDTANAFLEAILTSLRAGVAVVDQDMHLQAWNRRAEDLWGLRRDEAVGQHLLNLDIGLPTDQLRPAIKRVLTGEPQPQELTLPAVNRRGRAIDVRVVCSALARDNGSALGVILVMDPTGDDGQPLTAP; from the coding sequence GTGACGCAGCCGGATCCTCAGTTCGAGCAACTCCTGCTGTACCTCAAGGAGTCGCGGGGCTTCGATTTCACCGGGTACAAGCGGTCCAGCCTGATGCGGCGCGTCGGCCGGCGGATGGCTCAGGTGTCGGTGCCGGACTACGCCGAGTACCTGGACTACCTCGAGGTGCATCCGGAGGAGTTCACCGCGCTCTTCAACACCATCCTGATCAACGTGACCAGCTTCTTCCGCGACGTGGAGGCCTGGGACCACCTGCGTACGGAGGTGATACCGGCGCTGCTCGCGGCCAAGGAGACCGGCGCACCGATCCGGGTGTGGAGTGCCGGCTGCGCCTCGGGCGAGGAGGCGTACAGCCTGGCGATCATGTTGTCGGAGATCCTCGGTGTCGACGAGTTCCGGCACCGGGTCAAGATCTACGCCACCGACGTCGACGAGGAGGGGCTCACCGCGGCGCGGCACGCCTCGTACTCCGAGCGTGACCTCGCCGGGATGCCGCCCGAGCTGCTGGAGCGCTACTTCGAGGCGTCGGCGAACAGGCACGTCTTCCGCAAGGACCTGCGCCGGTCGGTGATCTTCGGCCGCAACGACCTCGTGCAGGACGCGCCGATCTCCCGGATCGACCTGCTCGTGTGCCGCAACGCCCTGATGTACTTCAACGCGGAGACCCAGTCGCGGATCCTGTCGCGGTTCCACTTCGCCCTCGGCCGCGGTGGGGTCCTCTTCCTCGGCAAGGCGGAGATGCTGCTGAGCCACGCCAACCTGTTCACCCCGATCGACCTCAAGCGCCGGATCTTCCGCAAGGTGCTGCCGGCGCACGCCACGACCGGCGGCTACCTGAGCGAGATGCCGCCGGCCCTGGCGCGTGACGAGCTGGTCGGGCTGGATCGCCTGCGCGGCGAGGCGTTCACCGCGAGCCCGGTGGCCCAGGTCGTGTTGACCTCGGACGGGCTGGTGGCGCTCTCCAACCGGCAGGCCGAGACGATGTTCGGCGTGTCGACCAAGGACCTCGGCCGGCCGTTCCGCGATCTCGACCTGTCGTACCGGCCGGTGGAGCTGCGCGGGCTGATCGAGCAGGCGCAGGTGGAGCGGCGCATGCACCGGCTCACCGACGTGGAGTTCCTCCGCGCGCCGGGCGAGACGGTGCACCTCGAGGTGCAGATCAACCCGCTGGTGAACAACGACGCCAGCCTGCTCGGTGTCTCGCTGATCTTCCTCGACGTGACGGCGGCGTACCGCCTCCAGGAGGACCTGGAGCACGCCAACCGGCAGTTGGAGACCGCGTACGAGGAGTTGCAGTCGACGAACGAGGAGCTGGAGACCACAAATGAGGAGCTCCAGTCCACGGTCGAGGAGCTGGAGACGACGAACGAGGAACTCCAGTCCACGAACGAGGAGCTGGAGACCATGAACGAGGAGCTCCAGTCGACGAACGACGAGCTCCAGTCGATCAACGACGAGTTGCGCGACCGCACCGGCGAGCTGGACACCGCCAACGCCTTCCTCGAGGCCATCCTCACCAGCCTGCGGGCCGGCGTCGCGGTCGTCGACCAGGACATGCACCTACAGGCGTGGAACCGGCGCGCCGAGGATCTGTGGGGGCTGCGCCGGGACGAGGCCGTCGGCCAGCACCTCCTGAACCTGGACATCGGCCTGCCGACCGATCAGCTGCGACCGGCCATCAAGCGGGTACTCACCGGCGAGCCCCAGCCGCAGGAGCTGACGCTGCCGGCGGTGAACCGGCGCGGCCGGGCCATCGACGTGCGCGTCGTCTGCTCGGCCCTGGCCCGCGACAACGGCTCGGCGCTCGGCGTCATCCTCGTCATGGACCCCACCGGCGACGACGGGCAGCCTCTCACGGCACCGTGA
- a CDS encoding LLM class flavin-dependent oxidoreductase: MPDRPLHFAAFVMNTASHIIQGTWRRPTARQADFNRLDLWVDLAKTLERGGFDAIFFADVVGLYAPYRGDERKYVEVGLQVPSNDPSVLASAIAYATEHLGIAFTASILQEHPFNFARRISTLDHASDGRVAWNIVTNYLPNASRNFGHDGLTKHDERYAWADEYVDVGYKLWEGSWEEDALLQDRETGVHADYDKIHRIDHVGPRYRVEGPHLVSPSPQRTPLLFQAGASEAGRTFAAKNAEAVFIVAPNVEAAARDTADIRARAVAHGRAPDDLKFFQGLHFVVGSTEEEARRKSDELDQWIDYDAQLSHMSGAVGIDFGHEDLDRPVGELKTEGVQSILGWIKDLVTDREPTLRDVAHYTSHNGRITGTPEQIADRLAQWRDAGVDGINVVNAEIPGSYVEFVDHVIPVLRERGLARREYVEGTLRHKLFGRGDRLPDTHPAARYRGAFAPVAAGGDRS, translated from the coding sequence ATGCCTGATAGACCACTGCATTTCGCCGCGTTCGTGATGAACACGGCGAGCCATATCATCCAGGGGACCTGGCGCCGCCCGACCGCGCGCCAGGCCGACTTCAACCGGCTCGACCTCTGGGTCGACCTCGCGAAGACCCTCGAGCGCGGCGGGTTCGACGCGATCTTCTTCGCCGACGTCGTCGGGCTGTACGCGCCCTACCGCGGCGACGAGCGCAAGTACGTCGAGGTCGGCCTCCAGGTACCGAGCAACGATCCGTCGGTCCTGGCCAGCGCCATCGCGTACGCCACCGAGCACCTCGGCATCGCGTTCACGGCCTCCATCCTCCAGGAGCACCCGTTCAACTTCGCCCGCCGGATCTCCACCCTCGACCACGCCAGCGACGGCCGGGTGGCGTGGAACATCGTCACCAACTACCTGCCCAACGCCTCGCGCAACTTCGGGCACGACGGCCTGACCAAGCACGACGAGCGCTACGCCTGGGCCGACGAGTACGTCGACGTCGGGTACAAGCTGTGGGAAGGATCATGGGAGGAAGACGCGCTGCTCCAGGACCGGGAAACCGGGGTGCACGCGGACTACGACAAGATCCACCGGATCGATCACGTCGGCCCGCGCTACCGGGTGGAGGGCCCGCACCTGGTCAGCCCGTCGCCGCAGCGCACGCCGCTGCTCTTCCAGGCCGGCGCCTCCGAGGCGGGCCGCACCTTCGCCGCGAAGAACGCCGAGGCGGTCTTCATCGTGGCGCCCAACGTCGAGGCCGCGGCCCGGGACACCGCCGACATCCGGGCGCGCGCCGTCGCGCACGGGCGCGCGCCGGACGACCTCAAGTTCTTCCAGGGGCTGCACTTCGTCGTCGGCTCCACCGAGGAGGAGGCGAGACGCAAGAGCGACGAGCTCGATCAGTGGATCGACTACGACGCCCAGCTCTCGCACATGTCCGGCGCGGTCGGCATCGACTTCGGCCACGAGGACCTCGACCGGCCCGTCGGTGAGCTGAAGACCGAGGGCGTCCAGTCGATCCTCGGCTGGATCAAGGACCTGGTGACCGACCGGGAGCCGACCCTGCGCGACGTCGCGCACTACACCTCGCACAACGGCCGGATCACCGGAACGCCCGAGCAGATCGCCGACCGGCTCGCGCAGTGGCGCGACGCCGGCGTCGACGGGATCAACGTGGTCAACGCCGAGATCCCGGGCAGCTACGTGGAGTTCGTCGACCACGTCATCCCGGTGCTGCGCGAGCGCGGCCTGGCCCGGCGCGAGTACGTCGAGGGCACGCTGCGCCACAAGCTCTTCGGCCGCGGCGACCGGCTGCCCGACACCCATCCCGCCGCCCGCTACCGCGGCGCGTTCGCGCCCGTCGCGGCCGGGGGAGACCGGTCGTGA
- a CDS encoding S8 family peptidase — protein MRHTATLAAALAGTALAVAGAAPAIAAEPTGTVLHADSPSAVAGSYLVVLKDGTQVDAARAGRLAQRYGGTVGRVFGHAIEGYTARLSPRQAARLAADPAVASVEADQAVRISDTQTAAPWGLDRADQRNLPLSQTYTYGPSAGVTVYVVDTGITVGHQDFGGRASYGYDAVEGDNVAQDGNGHGTFVAGVAVGRTYGVAKGANVVGVRVLDNNGSGTTAGVIAGIDWVTANAVPGRSVANLSLGGGASSTLDAAVRRSISAGIPYAIAAGNSGVNAANTSPARVTEALTVGATGRTDARASWSNYGAVLDLFAPGVDITSAWRTSNTATYTGSGTSFSSPHVAGAAALYLAAHPGASVATTNSAIVAAATTGLVTSPGSGSPNRLLYTATLSN, from the coding sequence ATGCGTCACACCGCCACCCTCGCCGCCGCGCTCGCCGGCACCGCGCTCGCCGTCGCCGGCGCGGCGCCCGCGATCGCCGCCGAGCCGACCGGAACGGTCCTGCACGCCGACAGCCCCTCCGCGGTCGCCGGCAGCTACCTCGTCGTGCTCAAGGACGGCACGCAGGTCGACGCGGCCCGCGCCGGCCGGCTCGCCCAGCGCTACGGCGGCACCGTCGGCCGCGTCTTCGGCCACGCGATCGAGGGCTACACCGCGCGGCTGAGCCCCCGGCAGGCCGCGCGGCTGGCCGCCGACCCCGCGGTGGCCTCCGTCGAGGCCGACCAGGCCGTGCGGATCAGCGACACGCAGACCGCGGCGCCGTGGGGCCTGGACCGCGCCGACCAGCGGAACCTGCCGCTGAGCCAGACGTACACCTACGGACCCAGCGCCGGCGTCACCGTCTACGTCGTCGACACCGGCATCACCGTCGGCCACCAGGACTTCGGCGGCCGGGCGAGCTACGGCTACGACGCCGTCGAGGGCGACAACGTGGCGCAGGACGGCAACGGGCACGGCACGTTCGTCGCGGGGGTCGCCGTCGGCCGGACCTACGGCGTCGCCAAGGGCGCGAACGTCGTCGGCGTCCGCGTCCTGGACAACAACGGGTCGGGCACCACCGCCGGGGTCATCGCCGGCATCGACTGGGTCACCGCCAACGCGGTGCCCGGCCGGTCGGTCGCGAACCTCAGTCTCGGCGGCGGCGCCAGCTCCACCCTGGACGCCGCGGTCAGGCGGTCCATCAGCGCCGGCATCCCGTACGCGATCGCGGCCGGCAACTCCGGGGTGAACGCCGCGAACACCTCGCCCGCCCGGGTCACCGAGGCGCTGACCGTCGGCGCCACCGGCCGCACCGACGCCCGGGCGTCCTGGTCCAACTACGGCGCCGTGCTGGACCTGTTCGCACCCGGCGTCGACATCACCTCGGCCTGGCGCACCAGCAACACCGCCACCTACACCGGCAGCGGCACCTCGTTCTCCTCGCCGCACGTCGCCGGCGCGGCCGCGCTCTACCTCGCCGCACACCCCGGCGCGTCGGTGGCGACCACAAACAGCGCGATCGTCGCCGCCGCCACCACCGGGCTGGTGACCAGCCCGGGCAGCGGCTCGCCGAACCGGCTGCTCTACACCGCAACCCTCTCCAACTGA
- a CDS encoding monooxygenase, giving the protein MTEAQTTAELLERFAPILEQIGDTAAARERGRTLPRDEVRALAEAGFGALRCPPGEHGRGVSLATFFEVLIHLGAADSNLPQIWRNHIAFVEDRLQPAADGSNDHWRKVIAGGAVVGGAWSERGTDFGEQNTVLSQAGLLTGTKYYSTGSLFADWISVAAKRGDEHVIAVVPATAPGVEVVDDWPGIGQRTTGSGTARFTGVAVDDVGTFPFLERAPYQDAVYQLVHLATLAGIARAAQRDLVAAVRNRTRAYRHGVGATAREDAQVLAVVGKVAAYAYAAEAAVLTAARALDPVADEAIAGIDPEGVHAATVVVYEAQVAVTELVLQATTLLYDALSSSALDADTQLDRHWRNARTIASHNPRIYKERLVGDWHVNAVAPSLGFAKP; this is encoded by the coding sequence ATGACCGAGGCACAGACCACCGCCGAACTGCTCGAACGCTTCGCTCCGATCCTCGAGCAGATCGGCGACACCGCGGCCGCGCGGGAGCGCGGGCGGACGCTGCCCCGCGACGAGGTGCGGGCGCTGGCGGAGGCCGGGTTCGGCGCCCTGCGCTGCCCGCCCGGCGAGCACGGGCGCGGCGTGAGCCTGGCCACGTTCTTCGAGGTGCTGATCCACCTCGGCGCCGCCGACTCCAACCTGCCGCAGATCTGGCGCAACCACATCGCGTTCGTCGAGGACCGGCTGCAACCCGCGGCGGACGGCAGCAACGACCACTGGCGCAAGGTGATCGCGGGCGGGGCCGTGGTCGGCGGCGCCTGGTCGGAGCGGGGCACCGATTTCGGCGAGCAGAACACCGTGCTGTCGCAGGCCGGCCTGCTCACCGGGACGAAGTACTACAGCACCGGCAGCCTCTTCGCGGACTGGATCAGCGTCGCGGCGAAGCGGGGCGACGAGCATGTCATCGCCGTCGTGCCCGCGACGGCACCCGGCGTGGAGGTCGTCGACGACTGGCCGGGCATCGGCCAGCGCACCACGGGCAGCGGGACCGCCCGCTTCACCGGGGTCGCCGTCGACGACGTCGGCACCTTCCCGTTCCTCGAACGCGCGCCCTACCAGGACGCGGTCTACCAGCTGGTGCACCTCGCGACGCTCGCGGGCATCGCCCGCGCGGCCCAGCGCGACCTCGTCGCGGCCGTCCGCAACCGCACCAGGGCGTACCGGCACGGCGTCGGGGCGACCGCCCGCGAGGACGCACAGGTCCTCGCGGTCGTCGGCAAGGTCGCCGCGTACGCCTACGCCGCCGAGGCCGCGGTGCTCACCGCGGCCCGCGCGCTCGATCCCGTCGCGGACGAGGCGATAGCCGGCATCGACCCCGAGGGGGTGCACGCGGCGACGGTCGTCGTCTACGAGGCGCAGGTCGCCGTCACCGAGCTGGTGCTCCAGGCCACCACGCTGCTGTACGACGCGCTCAGCTCGTCCGCGCTCGACGCGGACACCCAGCTCGACCGGCACTGGCGCAACGCACGCACGATCGCCTCGCACAACCCGCGGATCTACAAGGAGCGCCTCGTCGGCGACTGGCATGTCAATGCGGTGGCGCCGAGTCTCGGCTTCGCAAAGCCCTAA
- a CDS encoding TIM-barrel domain-containing protein — protein MSRHIGGARLAGLFSVLLLLTAAPGAALAAPPAPDVHGQTVRAGHLRVQVLTPTLLRLEYAQDDAFENRPTFNAVDRAPGRTWFAASTRGGELRVRTSAVTLRYRLGSGPVTPANTTLELRVGGRATSVHPEFGSPARDDTLGGWYRGLDYYAGQAGPAEQIKLHPGMLNRGGWHLLDDTATAVRDGDWVAARPAHAGAYQDGYLFGYGHDYRRGLADLRTLTGPSLLPPKWAFGTWFSKYQAYSAADYEDSLLPAFREHEVPLDSLVIDTDWKAPNQWAGWNWNNDLFPDPEKFLDGLNGQGIAATLNVHAAISGDDPRFAQAQATAKGKLTRAASSFAPNPYRFDWTDPDQAAAYDELHRPFEEQGVRQWWLDYCCDDSVAGTPGVTADSWVNELYRRDGERRGQRGFSLSRIGASFPAYTTPGPSGPWAEHRSTVHFTGDTRPDWESLRFAAAMTPAEASIGVSYVSHDIGSFAGKHLPGDLYLRWVQLGAFQPILRLHSDHGDRLPWEYTDAVGGPAADFLRLRESLVPYLYTAARQTYDTGLPMARALYLDWPELDEAYRHDTQYMLGDSLLVAPVTAPGLSTTTPVWFPPGTWTDFFTGETLRGPGTRTVAATPDRLPVYVRAGGIVARAQPAANVAAQPPDRLRLTVYPHASGRTTVYDDAGDGLGYRDGRYARIPVRYDEGRRPALIVGPVAGAYPGAPAARRYTVEFAGVSRPRVVTVAGRAAPFAYDAGKRLLVVEVPATAGTRAVTVTHDGEPLTVARQPAVDLTFTAPDGLQSGATSRLVTTARNDGPGAIRALSATVTAPAGWVITPRTPATASSLAPGGTFTVTYDVTPSGPSPRTADVVAHLAYRNPDGGAVSLPAALSVPVRPVAVTWRVLAPPGTPAGATLYVPGNITELGPWDPGKQAMTDRGGGIWEATVTVLDGTDIQYKYTRGTWETVEDWGSIVGTNNRSVTVDGGITRTMLVDDTSTEWGEPGVPDTHLAIQFWRDPLVVSATATASAATVVFQRDVQPAGADYTGSITITGPGGAVPGTVAEPVPGTLVWTPAAALAPGSYTLTVAQVSSTGPGGVPIREPYTSSFTVP, from the coding sequence GTGTCGAGGCATATCGGTGGCGCCCGCTTGGCGGGCCTCTTCTCCGTCCTGCTGCTCCTGACCGCGGCGCCCGGCGCGGCCCTCGCCGCGCCGCCGGCGCCGGACGTACACGGCCAGACCGTCCGGGCGGGCCACCTGCGGGTGCAGGTGCTCACCCCGACGCTGCTGCGCCTGGAGTACGCGCAGGACGACGCGTTCGAGAACCGCCCGACGTTCAACGCCGTCGACCGCGCACCCGGGCGCACCTGGTTCGCCGCCTCGACCCGCGGCGGCGAGCTGCGGGTGCGCACCAGCGCGGTGACGCTGCGGTACCGGCTCGGCAGCGGGCCGGTGACGCCCGCGAACACCACGCTGGAGCTGCGCGTCGGCGGACGGGCGACGAGCGTGCACCCGGAGTTCGGGTCGCCCGCGCGCGACGACACGCTCGGCGGCTGGTACCGCGGCCTGGACTACTACGCGGGGCAGGCCGGCCCGGCCGAGCAGATCAAGCTGCACCCCGGCATGCTCAACCGCGGCGGCTGGCACCTGCTCGACGACACCGCCACCGCGGTGCGCGACGGCGACTGGGTCGCGGCGCGGCCGGCGCACGCCGGCGCCTACCAGGACGGCTACCTGTTCGGCTACGGCCACGACTACCGGCGCGGGCTGGCCGACCTGCGCACGCTCACCGGGCCTTCCCTGCTACCGCCGAAGTGGGCCTTCGGCACCTGGTTCTCCAAATATCAGGCGTACAGCGCCGCGGACTACGAGGACTCGCTGCTGCCCGCGTTCCGCGAGCACGAGGTGCCGCTCGACTCGCTGGTGATCGACACGGACTGGAAGGCGCCGAACCAGTGGGCCGGCTGGAACTGGAACAACGACCTGTTCCCGGATCCGGAGAAGTTCCTCGACGGCCTGAACGGCCAGGGCATCGCCGCGACGCTCAACGTGCACGCCGCGATCTCCGGCGACGATCCGCGCTTCGCGCAGGCGCAGGCCACCGCGAAGGGCAAGCTCACCCGGGCGGCGAGCAGCTTCGCGCCGAACCCGTACCGCTTCGACTGGACCGATCCGGACCAGGCCGCGGCGTACGACGAGCTGCACCGGCCGTTCGAGGAACAGGGCGTGCGGCAATGGTGGCTGGACTACTGCTGCGACGACAGCGTCGCCGGCACGCCGGGCGTGACCGCGGACAGCTGGGTCAACGAGCTGTACCGCCGCGACGGTGAGCGGCGCGGGCAGCGCGGCTTCTCGCTGTCGCGGATCGGCGCGTCCTTCCCCGCGTACACGACGCCCGGCCCGTCCGGGCCGTGGGCCGAGCACCGCAGCACCGTGCACTTCACCGGCGACACGCGGCCGGACTGGGAGAGCCTGCGGTTCGCCGCCGCGATGACGCCGGCCGAGGCGAGCATCGGGGTGTCGTACGTCAGCCACGACATCGGCAGCTTCGCGGGCAAGCATCTGCCCGGCGACCTCTACCTGCGCTGGGTGCAGCTCGGCGCGTTCCAGCCGATCCTGCGGCTGCACTCCGACCACGGCGACCGCCTGCCGTGGGAGTACACCGACGCGGTCGGCGGGCCGGCCGCAGACTTCCTGCGCCTGCGCGAGTCGCTGGTGCCGTACCTGTACACGGCGGCGCGGCAGACCTACGACACCGGGCTGCCGATGGCCCGGGCGCTGTACCTCGACTGGCCCGAGCTCGACGAGGCGTACCGCCACGACACCCAGTACATGCTGGGCGACTCGCTGCTGGTCGCGCCGGTGACCGCGCCGGGGCTGAGCACCACCACGCCGGTGTGGTTCCCGCCGGGCACCTGGACCGACTTCTTCACCGGTGAGACGCTGCGGGGCCCGGGCACCCGCACGGTCGCCGCGACGCCGGACCGCCTGCCGGTGTACGTCCGCGCCGGAGGCATCGTGGCCCGGGCGCAGCCGGCCGCCAACGTCGCCGCGCAGCCGCCCGACCGGCTCCGGCTCACCGTCTACCCGCACGCCTCGGGCCGCACCACGGTCTACGACGACGCCGGCGACGGCCTCGGCTACCGCGACGGCCGGTACGCCCGGATCCCGGTGCGCTACGACGAGGGCCGCCGCCCGGCGCTCATCGTCGGCCCGGTCGCCGGCGCCTACCCGGGCGCCCCGGCGGCCCGCCGGTACACGGTCGAGTTCGCCGGGGTCTCCCGCCCGCGCGTCGTCACCGTCGCCGGGCGTGCCGCGCCCTTCGCGTACGACGCCGGGAAGCGCCTGCTCGTCGTGGAGGTACCGGCCACGGCGGGCACCCGGGCGGTGACCGTCACGCACGACGGCGAACCGCTGACCGTGGCGCGGCAGCCGGCCGTCGACCTGACCTTCACCGCACCGGACGGGTTGCAGTCCGGCGCGACCAGCCGCCTGGTGACGACCGCCCGCAACGACGGCCCCGGCGCGATCCGGGCGCTGTCGGCGACGGTCACCGCGCCGGCGGGCTGGGTGATCACACCGCGAACGCCGGCCACCGCGTCGTCGCTGGCACCCGGCGGCACGTTCACCGTCACGTACGACGTCACGCCGTCCGGCCCGTCGCCGCGCACCGCCGACGTGGTCGCCCACCTGGCGTACCGCAATCCGGACGGCGGCGCGGTGAGCCTGCCCGCCGCGCTGAGCGTGCCGGTCCGGCCGGTCGCGGTGACGTGGCGGGTGCTGGCGCCGCCCGGCACGCCGGCCGGGGCGACGCTGTACGTGCCCGGCAACATCACCGAACTGGGTCCGTGGGATCCGGGCAAGCAGGCGATGACCGACCGCGGCGGCGGCATCTGGGAGGCCACCGTCACGGTGCTGGACGGCACCGACATCCAGTACAAGTACACCCGCGGCACCTGGGAGACCGTCGAGGACTGGGGTTCGATCGTCGGCACCAACAACCGCAGCGTCACGGTGGACGGCGGCATCACCCGCACCATGCTCGTCGACGACACCTCCACCGAGTGGGGCGAGCCCGGCGTGCCCGACACCCACCTGGCCATCCAGTTCTGGCGCGACCCGCTCGTCGTCTCCGCCACCGCGACGGCGAGCGCGGCGACCGTCGTGTTCCAGCGCGACGTCCAGCCCGCCGGCGCCGACTACACCGGCTCGATCACCATCACCGGTCCGGGCGGCGCGGTGCCGGGCACGGTCGCCGAGCCCGTGCCGGGGACGCTGGTGTGGACGCCGGCGGCCGCGCTGGCGCCCGGGTCGTACACGCTCACGGTGGCGCAGGTGAGCAGCACCGGGCCCGGCGGCGTGCCGATCCGCGAGCCGTACACGTCGTCCTTCACGGTGCCGTGA
- a CDS encoding LysR family transcriptional regulator: MRIEQLEYLAAVTRYGSLRRASDQLHVSQPAISEAIRKLERELGVTLLDRHRSGARISLAGRELLQPIVDVLESVERLKAAAGDQLATRRLLRIGTVNAGTASLVLPALRAFQAENGRSAVEVRNLQQDEIHVSLSEGNLDLGLVNLLDGDDVPPDLEATALLAGRPAAVLPAGHPLAARAAVSADDLRGERFVAMRSGYLMYRFAHRLFGSDLPAAWHSTDGAEMGKMMVAEGIGLTVLPDYSVLGDPLERAGLIVTRPLVGDTTVITMTALHRRQTRVQPAVLQLLTHLRERAGRPLPARTA; the protein is encoded by the coding sequence ATGCGCATAGAGCAGCTCGAGTACCTCGCCGCCGTCACCCGCTACGGCTCGCTGCGCCGCGCCAGCGACCAGCTGCACGTCTCCCAGCCGGCCATCAGCGAGGCCATCCGCAAGCTCGAACGCGAGCTCGGCGTCACCCTGCTGGACCGGCACCGCTCCGGCGCGCGGATCAGCCTCGCCGGCCGCGAACTGCTCCAGCCGATCGTCGACGTGCTGGAGTCGGTCGAGCGGCTCAAGGCCGCCGCCGGCGACCAGCTGGCGACCCGGCGGCTGCTGCGGATCGGCACCGTCAACGCGGGCACGGCCTCGCTCGTCCTGCCCGCCCTGCGCGCCTTCCAGGCGGAGAACGGCCGCTCCGCCGTCGAGGTGCGCAACCTCCAGCAGGACGAGATCCACGTGTCGCTGTCCGAGGGCAACCTGGACCTCGGCCTGGTCAACCTGCTCGACGGCGACGACGTGCCGCCCGACCTGGAGGCCACCGCCCTGCTCGCCGGCCGCCCCGCGGCGGTCCTGCCGGCCGGGCACCCCCTCGCAGCGCGGGCCGCGGTCTCGGCCGACGACCTGCGCGGGGAGCGCTTCGTCGCGATGCGCTCCGGCTACCTGATGTACCGGTTCGCGCACCGGCTCTTCGGCTCCGATCTGCCGGCCGCCTGGCACTCCACCGACGGCGCCGAGATGGGCAAGATGATGGTCGCCGAGGGCATCGGGCTCACCGTCCTGCCCGACTACAGCGTGCTCGGTGATCCGCTCGAACGTGCCGGGCTGATCGTGACCAGGCCGCTGGTCGGCGACACCACGGTCATCACCATGACGGCGCTGCACCGCCGCCAGACCCGGGTGCAGCCGGCCGTGCTCCAGCTGCTGACACACCTGCGCGAGCGGGCCGGGCGGCCCCTGCCCGCCCGCACCGCCTGA
- a CDS encoding chemotaxis protein CheB translates to MEERFAKVAPLVVVGASAGGVEALRTMVGALAPDLPAAVLVVLHLPRTGPSALPRILDRAGPLRVTGAVDGQPLRAGQIITAPPDHHLLAIDGRARLSRGPTWNGHRPAVDPLFRSAARAAGPRTVAVVLSGSRDDGTAGAAVVAEHGGTVIIQDPDDALHPSMPRSVLEHVGRAQACRTEKLGQLISETVSKLVDHGAAADELVRQEAVVDDLAAGRPAGFACPACHGGLFEMAGEPTPRYQCWVGHTWSPESLLEEQAAAFEGALWMALRSLEEKAALARRMGRDARLRQHQATVERYEETALEATRAGELIRELIRRLDRAPVEA, encoded by the coding sequence ATGGAGGAGCGGTTCGCGAAGGTGGCGCCGCTTGTCGTCGTCGGCGCGTCCGCCGGTGGGGTCGAGGCGCTGCGGACAATGGTGGGTGCACTCGCCCCCGATCTCCCCGCCGCGGTCCTGGTGGTGCTGCACCTGCCCCGGACCGGGCCGAGCGCGTTGCCGAGGATCCTGGATCGCGCCGGGCCGTTGCGGGTGACCGGCGCGGTCGACGGGCAGCCGCTGCGGGCCGGGCAGATCATCACCGCGCCGCCGGACCATCACCTGCTCGCCATCGACGGCCGGGCGCGACTGTCCCGGGGGCCGACCTGGAACGGCCATCGGCCCGCCGTGGATCCGCTGTTCCGGTCCGCGGCGCGGGCGGCGGGTCCGCGTACCGTCGCGGTCGTGCTGTCCGGTTCCCGTGACGACGGGACGGCCGGCGCCGCCGTGGTCGCGGAGCACGGCGGCACGGTCATCATTCAGGATCCGGACGACGCCCTGCACCCCTCCATGCCCCGTAGCGTGCTCGAGCACGTCGGGCGGGCGCAGGCCTGCCGCACCGAGAAGCTGGGTCAACTGATCTCCGAGACCGTGTCCAAGCTGGTGGACCACGGTGCGGCCGCCGACGAGCTGGTGCGCCAGGAGGCGGTGGTGGACGATCTCGCCGCGGGCCGGCCGGCCGGGTTCGCGTGCCCCGCCTGCCACGGCGGACTCTTCGAGATGGCCGGCGAGCCCACGCCGCGCTACCAGTGCTGGGTCGGGCACACCTGGTCGCCGGAGAGCCTGCTCGAGGAGCAGGCGGCGGCGTTCGAGGGCGCGCTGTGGATGGCACTGCGCAGCCTCGAGGAGAAGGCCGCCCTCGCCCGGCGCATGGGCCGGGACGCCCGGCTACGGCAGCATCAGGCCACCGTCGAGAGGTACGAGGAGACGGCGCTGGAGGCGACGCGGGCCGGCGAGCTGATCCGCGAGCTGATCCGGCGGCTGGACCGGGCTCCCGTGGAGGCATGA